Proteins found in one Columba livia isolate bColLiv1 breed racing homer chromosome 11, bColLiv1.pat.W.v2, whole genome shotgun sequence genomic segment:
- the LOC135580533 gene encoding olfactory receptor 12D1-like: MLNQTELSEFILLGLTDIQGLQHFFFVCFLLLYLTSLLGNGAIVTTVIAEPHLHTPMYFFLGNLSCLDIVFSTVTGPKMLTGLLFGHQPISFGGCLAQIHFFHFLGTTEFVLLATMAYDRYVAICNPLRYTLVMSPQTCLLLAAASWSIGFVHAMIHSVMTSQLTFCGHNHVHHFFCDIKPLLNLACSSTSLNMTLLNVITTSVALGSFALIVLSYLYLIFFTFHKVRSQEGRWKPFSTCASHLTVVALLYIPVLFNYTPPSSGSSLQRDVQVSLLYSAVTPALNPLIYTLRNPEKRSAMKKMLYFEWT, translated from the coding sequence ATGCTGAACCAGACAGAGCTCAGCGAGTTCATCCTCTTGGGTCTCACTGAtatccaggggctgcagcactttttctttgtttgcttcctcTTGCTCTACTTGACCAGTCTTCTGGGAAATGGTGCCATTGTGACCACGGTGATAGCTGAGCCCCATCTTCACACACCAATGTACTTCTTCCTGGGGAACTTGTCCTGCCTGGACATTGTCTTCTCCACAGTCACTGGTCCCAAGATGTTGACTGGCCTTCTCTTTGGACATCAGCCCATCTCTTTTGGTGGGTGCTTAGCTCAGATCCACTTCTTCCACTTCCTGGGAACTACTGAGTTTGTGCTACTGGCCACCATGGCCTATGACCGTTATGTGGCCATCTGCAATCCTTTGCGCTACACCCTTGTCatgagcccccagacttgtctGCTGCTGGCTGCGGCCAGCTGGTCCATTGGTTTTGTGCATGCCATGATACACTCAGTCATGACCTCTCAGCTGACTTTCTGTGGCCACAACCACGTTCATCACTTCTTCTGTGACATCAAGCCACTGTTGAATTTGGCTTGCAGTAGTACCAGCCTCAACATGACCCTCCTCAATGTCATTACCACATCTGTTGCACTAGGCTCCTTTGCTCTCATAGTCCTCTCCTACCTCTACCTCATCTTCTTCACCTTCCATAAGGTCCGGTCCCAGGAAGGAAGATGGAAGCCCTTCTCCACCTGTGCCTCCCACCTCACCGTTGTGGCACTGTTGTACATACCAGTGCTCTTCAATTATACACcaccctcctcaggaagctccCTTCAAAGGGATGTGCAAGTGTCTCTCCTGTACAGTGCTGTCACCCCAGCTCTGAACCCCTTGATCTACACTCTTAGGAACCCGGAGAAGAGATCTGccatgaaaaaaatgctatatTTTGAGTGGACATAA
- the LOC102094274 gene encoding olfactory receptor 12D2 — MLNQTELSEFILLGLTDIQGLQHFFFVCFLLLYLTSLLGNGAIVTMVIAEPRLHTPMYFFLGNLSCLDIFYSTVTGPKMLTGLLFGHQPISFGGCLAQIHFFHFLGSTEAVLLATMAYDRYVAICNALRYTLVMSPQTCLLLAVASWSIGFVHAMMHSVMTSQLIFCGHNHIHHFFCDIKPLLNLACSSTSLNMTLLNVITTSVALGSFALIVLSYLYIICFIFHKVRSQEGRWKPFSTCASHLTVVALFYIPVLFNYTPPSSGSSLQRDVQVSLLYSAVTPALNPLIYTLRNHEMRSALKKLLGKKSCSWRNVTKTRTRLTTKTRLTCF; from the coding sequence ATGCTGAACCAGACAGAGCTCAGCGAGTTCATCCTCTTGGGTCTCACTGAtatccaggggctgcagcactttttctttgtttgcttcctcTTGCTCTACTTGACCAGTCTTCTGGGAAATGGTGCCATTGTGACCATGGTGATAGCTGAGCCCCGTCTTCACACACCAATGTACTTCTTCCTGGGGAACTTGTCCTGCCTGGACATCTTCTACTCCACAGTCACTGGTCCCAAGATGTTGACTGGCCTTCTCTTTGGACATCAGCCCATCTCTTTTGGTGGGTGCTTAGCTCAGATCCACTTCTTCCACTTCCTGGGCAGTACTGAGGCTGTGTTACTGGCCACCATGGCCTATGACCGTTACGTGGCCATCTGCAATGCTTTGCGCTACACCCTTGTCatgagcccccagacttgtctgctgctggctgtggccAGCTGGTCCATTGGTTTTGTGCATGCCATGATGCACTCAGTCATGACCTCTCAGCTGATTTTCTGTGGCCACAACCACATTCATCACTTCTTCTGTGACATCAAGCCACTGTTGAATTTGGCTTGCAGTAGTACCAGCCTCAACATGACCCTCCTCAATGTCATTACCACATCTGTTGCACTAGGTTCCTTTGCCCTCATAGTCCTCTCCTACCTCTACATCATCTGCTTCATTTTCCATAAGGTCCGGTCCCAGGAAGGAAGATGGAAGCCCTTCTCCACCTGTGCCTCCCACCTCACTGTTGTGGCACTGTTTTACATACCAGTGCTCTTCAATTACACACcaccctcctcaggaagctccCTTCAAAGGGATGTGCAAGTGTCTCTCCTGTACAGTGCTGTCACCCCAGCTCTGAACCCCTTGATCTACACTCTTAGGAACCACGAGATGAGATCTGCCCTGAAAAAATTGCTAGGGAAAAAATCATGTTCCTGGAGGAATGTGACTAAAACAAGGACAAGGCTCACAACAAAGACAAGGCTCACCTGTTTTTAA